The Leptodactylus fuscus isolate aLepFus1 chromosome 3, aLepFus1.hap2, whole genome shotgun sequence genome has a segment encoding these proteins:
- the LOC142198445 gene encoding uncharacterized protein LOC142198445 — protein sequence MDKDRTEITRRILDFTLEIISLLSGEEYSLVKKTSGDCVVPSSRGPITEPGGGGIRSRGPITEPGGGGSRSRGPITEPGGGGSRSRGPITEPGGGGSRSRGPITAPPPLSLIHEQKILELTNKMLELLTGEVPIRCQDVAVYFSMEEWEHLEGHEDRYKEVMMEDRSSGMDKDRNDMTSRILELTLEITDILSGEEYMVVTKASGKCETPHVSGGGSRSRGPITEPGGGGSRSRGPITEPGGGGSRSRGPITEPGGGGSRSRGPITAPPPLSLIHEQKILELTNKMLELLTGEVPIRCQDVAVYFSMEEWEYLEGHEDRYKEVMMEDPRPPRTSHENPSAISEGNVMLSVSGKGEEEDMMERSSGENLITPNVHPGRHSTDPSYNPPNHEEPSDPSQIVTTSTRKKEGKRFHCGECRKEFTESSHLFTHKKIHAGEKPYSCSACGKCFTHKRSLVTHERVHTGEKPYSCAACGRCFIEKARLVRHEKIHTGEKPYSCSACGKCFTEKARLVTHERSHSEEKPYSCSECGKCFQQKFSLVAHQKSHTGEKSYSCSECGKCFRKKHHLVIHVRIHTGEKPYSCSECGKCFTHKESLVIHERLHTGEKPYSCSECGKCFTHKGSLVIHERIHTGEKPYSCSACGICFRTNDQLVFHQRNHTGEKPYSCLECGKCFTDKGNLVSHERIHTGEKPYSCSVCGKCFNHKGSLVTHQRIHTGEKPYSCSACGKCFTEKARLVKHERIHTGEKPYSCSACGKCYIEKSSLVKHERIHTGEKPYSCSECGKCFTEKARLVEHERIHTGEKPYSCSKCGKCFTQKGNLVKHERSHTGEKPYSCSECGKCFTEKERLLKHERIHTGEKPYSCSECEKCFRHKSNLIAHERLHTGEKPYSCSECGKCFTDKTFLVRHERSHTGEKPYSCSECGKCFKQKSSLVIHERLHTGEKPFLCSECGKCFTERKRLLKHQKSHTGEKPYSCSECGKCFTQKGHLVTHEKLHRGEKPYSCSECGKCFTNKGYLMKHLKIHTGEKPYS from the exons atggacaaggacaggactgagatcaccagaagaatattagacttcaccttggagatcatctccctgctgagcggagag gaatactcactggtgaagaagacatcggggGACTGTGTGGTCCCCAGCagtcggggccccatcacagagccaggaggaggagggatcaggagccggggccccatcacagagccaggaggaggagggagcaggagccggggccccatcacagagccaggaggaggagggagcaggagccggggccccatcacagagccaggaggaggcgggagcaggagccggggccccatcacagcccctccccctctctccctgatacatgagcagaagattctagaactcaccaacaagatgctggagctgctgactggagag gttcctataaggtgtcaggatgtcgctgtctatttctccatggaggagtgggagcatttagaaggacacgaggatcggtacaaggaggtgatgatggaggatcgctCATCAGGAATGGACAAGGACAGAAATGACATGACTAGTAGGATATTGGAGCTCACCCTGGAGATTACGGATATTCTATCTGGAGAG gaatacaTGGTAGTAACCAAGGCGTCTGGTAAGTGTGAGACACCCCATGtgtcaggaggagggagcaggagccggggccccatcacagagccaggaggaggagggagcaggagccggggccccatcacagagccaggaggaggagggagcaggagccggggccccatcacagagccaggaggaggagggagcaggagccggggccccatcacagcccctcccccgctctccctgatacatgagcagaagattctagaactcaccaacaagatgctggagctgctgactggagag gttcctataaggtgtcaggatgtcgctgtctatttctccatggaggagtgggagtatttagaaggacacgaggatcggtacaaggaggtgatgatggaggacccccggcccccccggacatcacatg AAAATCCCAGTGCGATCTCTGAGGGAAACGTCATGTTATCAGTAAGTGgtaaaggagaagaagaagatatgatggagcgctcctcaggagaaaacctcattacccctaatgtacatccaggacgtcacagtacagatccatcatataatcccccgaatcatgaggaaccttctgaCCCATCACAGATTGTGACCACAAGTACCAGGAAGAAAGAGGGGAAAAGGTTTCATTGTGGGGAATGTAGAAAAGAGTTTACAGAAAGCTCACATCTctttacacacaaaaaaattcatgctggagagaagccatattcatgttcagcatgtggaaaatgttttactcacaAAAGAAGTCTTGTTACACATGAGAGagttcatacaggagagaagccatattcatgtgcagcaTGTGGGAGATGTTTTATAGAAAAAGCAAGGCTTGTTAGACATGAGAAAATTCATaccggagagaagccatattcatgttcagcatgtgggaaatgctttacagagaaagcaaggcttgTTACACATGAGAGAAGTCATTCagaagagaagccatattcatgttcagaatgtgggaaatgttttcaaCAAAAATTCAGTCTTGTTGCACATCagaaaagtcacacaggagagaagtcatattcatgttcagaatgtggaaaatgttttagaaAAAAACACCATCTAGTTATTCAtgtgagaattcacacaggagagaagccatattcatgttcagaatgtggaaaatgttttactcacaaagaaagtcttgttatacatgagagacttcacacaggagagaaaccatattcatgttcagaatgtggaaaatgttttactcacaaaggaagtcttgttatacatgagagaattcacacaggagagaagccatattcatgttcagcatGTGGGATATGTTTTAGGACAAACGACCAACTTGTTTTTCATCAGAgaaatcacacaggagagaagccgtattcatgtttagaatgtgggaaatgttttacagataaAGGAAATCTTGTATCACATGAGAgaattcatacaggagagaagccatattcatgttcagtatgtgggaaatgttttaatcacAAAGGaagtcttgttacacatcagagaattcatacaggagagaaaccatattcatgttcagcatgtgggaaatgttttacagagaaagcaaggcttgttaaacatgagagaattcatactggagagaagccatattcatgttcagcatGTGGGAAATGCTATATAGAGAAATCAAGCcttgttaaacatgagagaattcatactggagagaagccatattcatgttcagaatgtgggaaatgttttacagagaaagcaaggcttgttgaacatgagagaattcatactggagagaagccatattcatgttcaaaatgtggaaaatgttttactcagaaaggaaatcttgttaaacatgagagaagtcatacaggagagaagccatattcatgttcagaatgtgggaaatgttttacagagaAAGAAAGACTTCttaaacatgagagaattcataccggagagaagccgtattcatgttcagaatgtgagaaatgttttagacATAAATCCAATCTTATTgcacatgagagacttcacacaggagagaagccatattcatgttcagaatgtggaaagtgcTTTACAGACAAAACATTTCTTGTtagacatgagagaagtcacacaggagagaagccatattcatgttcagaatgtgggaaatgttttaaacaGAAATCAAGTCTCgttatacatgagagacttcacacaggagagaaaccatttttatgttcagaatgtgggaaatgttttacagaaaGAAAACGTCTCCTTAAACATCagaaaagtcacacaggagagaagccatattcgtgttcagaatgtgggaaatgttttactcagaaaggaCATCTTGTTACACACGAGAAACTtcacagaggagagaagccatattcatgttctgaatgtgggaaatgttttactaataAAGGATATCTCATGAAACAtctgaaaattcacacaggagagaagccatattcatga